Proteins encoded in a region of the Streptomyces violaceoruber genome:
- a CDS encoding FKBP-type peptidyl-prolyl cis-trans isomerase, whose translation MRRRSLLIAVPTGLVTLAACGDSDDSGSSSNASESPSPDASATSAAPPPKIVDGPLPAITAGTKFDEKPTVAKGSGEPSKDLAVKTVIGGGGKAVAENDFVSANYLGQVWQSAKVFDNSYDRKTPLVIQLAQGSIIDGWRYALTGKKTGSRVQFSVPPTWGYGEQGNEQAGIKGDDTLVFVVDVQDTFNAKSSAQGKKVAQDDAALPKVGTNTDGKAPSIEVPKADAPKKLVAEYVLEGDGAEVGAQDSVLVQYKGVLWDGGKEFDSTYGRKQLTSFSLQQVVKGWAQGLTGKKVGSRVLIVIPPDLGYGDSPPEGSGIEKDSTLVFSVDILAKM comes from the coding sequence GTGCGCCGACGCTCACTCCTCATCGCCGTCCCCACGGGACTGGTCACGCTCGCCGCCTGCGGTGACAGCGACGACTCCGGCTCATCGAGCAACGCGAGCGAGAGCCCGTCGCCCGACGCGTCGGCCACCTCGGCCGCGCCGCCGCCGAAGATCGTCGACGGTCCGCTGCCGGCGATCACGGCGGGGACGAAGTTCGACGAGAAGCCGACCGTCGCCAAGGGCAGCGGCGAGCCGTCCAAGGACCTCGCGGTCAAGACGGTCATCGGGGGCGGCGGCAAGGCCGTCGCGGAGAACGACTTCGTCTCGGCGAACTACCTCGGCCAGGTCTGGCAGAGCGCGAAGGTCTTCGACAACAGCTACGACCGCAAGACCCCGCTGGTCATCCAGCTCGCCCAGGGCAGCATCATCGACGGCTGGCGGTACGCGCTCACCGGCAAGAAGACCGGCAGCCGCGTCCAGTTCTCGGTGCCGCCGACCTGGGGGTACGGGGAGCAGGGCAACGAGCAGGCGGGCATCAAGGGCGACGACACGCTGGTGTTCGTGGTCGACGTCCAGGACACCTTCAACGCGAAGAGCAGCGCCCAGGGCAAGAAGGTCGCGCAGGACGACGCGGCCCTGCCGAAGGTCGGCACCAACACCGACGGCAAGGCGCCCTCCATCGAGGTGCCGAAGGCCGACGCGCCGAAGAAGCTCGTCGCCGAGTACGTCCTGGAGGGCGACGGCGCCGAGGTCGGCGCCCAGGACAGCGTGCTCGTGCAGTACAAGGGTGTGCTGTGGGACGGCGGCAAGGAGTTCGACTCCACGTACGGCAGGAAGCAGCTGACGTCGTTCTCGCTGCAGCAGGTCGTCAAGGGCTGGGCGCAGGGGCTGACGGGCAAGAAGGTCGGCAGCCGCGTCCTCATCGTCATTCCGCCGGACCTGGGTTACGGCGACAGCCCGCCGGAGGGCAGCGGCATCGAGAAGGACTCCACGCTGGTCTTCTCCGTGGACATCCTCGCGAAGATGTGA
- a CDS encoding FKBP-type peptidyl-prolyl cis-trans isomerase: MSIDKPEVDFPGGEPPADLEIKDIWEGDGPVAEAGQTVTVHYVGVTFSTGEEFDASWNRGAPFRFPLGGGRVIKGWDQGVQGMKVGGRRQLTIPAHLAYGDQSPAPAIPPGSTLIFVVDLLGV; encoded by the coding sequence GTGAGCATCGACAAGCCCGAGGTCGACTTCCCGGGCGGCGAGCCCCCGGCGGACCTCGAGATCAAGGACATCTGGGAGGGCGACGGCCCGGTTGCCGAGGCCGGTCAGACCGTGACCGTCCACTACGTGGGCGTGACCTTCAGCACGGGCGAGGAGTTCGACGCCAGCTGGAACCGCGGTGCGCCGTTCCGCTTCCCGCTCGGCGGCGGCCGCGTCATCAAGGGCTGGGACCAGGGCGTGCAGGGCATGAAGGTCGGCGGCCGTCGCCAGCTGACCATCCCGGCGCACCTCGCCTACGGCGACCAGAGCCCGGCCCCGGCGATCCCGCCCGGCTCGACGCTGATCTTCGTGGTCGATCTGCTCGGAGTCTGA
- a CDS encoding helix-turn-helix transcriptional regulator codes for MAIAKAERLMNLALCLLGTRRPLSKRELRESVEAYLEAGSDDSFNRMFERDKDDLRELGLVIETVESLDGEIGYLARRDSNRLPPITLDAEEAAALGLAAKVWQQARLAGAASGALQKLRAAGLPEDVDPYEAHSALEPRIPVHEAAFEPLMLACRDRRPVLFDYRKANAVQPEPRHVEPWALECWRGHWYLAGFDRDRGAERVFRLSRITGKVRSRGSRFTAPVPDVVTVRETVASWAGETADRSALIRLRAGAGYPLRAKAGRVRELGDGWDELEIPYGHGLDAWLVEFGPDVVVLEPAELRADVVDRLRAVAKG; via the coding sequence ATGGCCATTGCCAAGGCCGAGCGGCTGATGAACCTGGCGCTGTGTCTGCTCGGGACGCGGCGGCCACTCAGCAAGCGTGAGCTGCGCGAGTCGGTCGAGGCCTACCTCGAAGCGGGCTCCGACGACTCCTTCAACCGCATGTTCGAGCGCGACAAGGACGATCTGCGCGAGCTGGGACTGGTCATCGAGACCGTGGAGAGCCTCGACGGGGAGATCGGCTACCTGGCCCGCCGGGACAGCAACCGGCTGCCGCCCATCACCCTGGACGCCGAGGAGGCCGCCGCGCTCGGCCTGGCCGCGAAGGTGTGGCAGCAGGCCCGCCTCGCCGGTGCCGCGAGCGGCGCGCTGCAGAAGCTGCGGGCGGCCGGACTGCCCGAGGACGTCGACCCCTACGAGGCGCACAGCGCGCTGGAGCCCCGTATCCCGGTGCACGAGGCGGCCTTCGAGCCGCTGATGCTGGCCTGCCGCGACCGTCGGCCGGTGCTCTTCGACTACCGCAAGGCGAACGCCGTCCAGCCCGAGCCGCGGCACGTGGAGCCGTGGGCGCTGGAGTGCTGGCGCGGCCACTGGTACCTGGCGGGCTTCGACCGCGACCGCGGTGCCGAGCGGGTGTTCCGGCTGTCGCGGATCACCGGGAAGGTGCGTTCGCGCGGTTCGCGCTTCACCGCGCCGGTGCCCGACGTCGTCACCGTCCGCGAGACGGTCGCGAGCTGGGCGGGGGAGACCGCCGACCGGTCGGCGCTGATCCGGCTGCGTGCGGGCGCGGGGTACCCCCTTCGGGCGAAGGCCGGCCGGGTGCGGGAACTCGGTGACGGCTGGGACGAGTTGGAGATTCCGTACGGGCACGGCCTGGACGCCTGGCTGGTGGAGTTCGGGCCGGACGTCGTGGTGCTGGAGCCGGCGGAGTTGCGTGCGGACGTGGTGGACCGGCTGCGTGCCGTCGCCAAGGGCTGA
- a CDS encoding helix-turn-helix transcriptional regulator, translating into MAGKPVRPVNAIDQTRRMLSLVTYLRERPGARVEDVARAFGITEDELVSDLDVLPMCGTSFRGGDLLDIDTDGERIWWHNPAALGADAAEPLRLAADEATALLVAARAVATLPGLRESDRQALLRATAKVEASAGEAAGASSRLSVTFESEGGVFADVDRAISERRRLWIRYYSPARDEVTEREIDPIRLVSVGHTYVEAWCRRSEARRTFRLDRVAEIRILDEPSAPPEVELRDLSEGLVQPAAEDPEVVVEVGPGGRWVAEYYPHDSADERPDGGLRITLRTPDPASLRRLALRLGRDGRIVSPPALADSARRAAREALAAYDGIEAAGAHGGVDTAEGARDGAAAAEGRHDRQEQGL; encoded by the coding sequence GTGGCAGGCAAACCGGTCAGGCCCGTGAACGCCATCGACCAGACCCGGCGGATGCTGTCCCTGGTGACGTATCTGCGTGAGCGTCCCGGGGCCCGGGTCGAGGACGTCGCGCGTGCCTTCGGCATCACCGAGGACGAGCTGGTCTCCGACCTCGACGTGCTCCCGATGTGCGGGACCAGCTTCCGCGGCGGCGACCTCCTCGACATCGACACCGACGGCGAGCGCATCTGGTGGCACAACCCCGCCGCGCTGGGTGCGGACGCGGCGGAGCCGCTGCGGCTGGCGGCCGACGAGGCGACCGCCCTGCTCGTCGCCGCCCGTGCCGTCGCGACCCTGCCGGGGCTGCGCGAGAGCGACCGGCAGGCGCTGCTGCGGGCGACCGCGAAGGTGGAGGCCTCGGCCGGTGAGGCCGCCGGTGCCAGCTCGCGCCTGTCCGTCACCTTCGAGTCCGAGGGCGGTGTCTTCGCCGACGTCGACCGGGCCATCTCGGAGCGCCGCCGGCTGTGGATCCGCTACTACTCGCCGGCCCGCGACGAGGTCACCGAGCGGGAGATCGACCCCATCCGGCTGGTCAGCGTCGGGCACACGTACGTGGAGGCCTGGTGCCGCCGCTCCGAGGCCCGGCGCACCTTCCGGCTCGACCGGGTGGCCGAGATCCGCATCCTGGACGAGCCGTCCGCACCGCCGGAGGTGGAGCTGCGGGACCTGTCCGAGGGGCTGGTGCAGCCCGCCGCGGAGGACCCCGAGGTCGTCGTCGAGGTCGGTCCCGGCGGGCGCTGGGTCGCCGAGTACTACCCGCACGACAGCGCCGATGAACGTCCCGACGGCGGTCTGCGTATCACGTTGCGCACTCCCGACCCGGCCTCCCTGCGGCGGCTCGCGCTGCGGCTCGGACGCGACGGCCGGATCGTCTCCCCGCCCGCACTGGCAGACAGCGCCCGGCGGGCCGCCCGCGAGGCGCTCGCCGCGTACGACGGGATCGAGGCGGCCGGGGCGCACGGCGGGGTCGACACCGCCGAGGGCGCGCGGGACGGGGCAGCGGCGGCCGAGGGGCGGCACGACAGGCAGGAGCAAGGACTGTGA
- a CDS encoding membrane protein codes for MFWPMFAVAVGFLGLAVLAVFAVKVFVEAQRLGRQVTDSARRISRAAEDLERATESAARAVDAL; via the coding sequence ATGTTCTGGCCGATGTTCGCGGTTGCCGTGGGTTTCCTGGGTCTCGCCGTCCTCGCGGTGTTCGCCGTGAAGGTGTTCGTGGAGGCGCAGCGCCTCGGCCGGCAGGTGACCGACTCCGCCCGCCGGATCAGCCGGGCCGCCGAGGACCTGGAGCGCGCGACCGAGAGCGCCGCCCGTGCCGTGGACGCCTTGTGA
- the tatA gene encoding Sec-independent protein translocase subunit TatA, whose product MFGRLGAPEIILILVVIILLFGAKKLPDMARSLGKSARILKSEAKAMKSEAKADDAAPADPPNPEQSAAQRTIQAAPGDVTSSRPVTEPTDTTKR is encoded by the coding sequence ATGTTCGGAAGGCTCGGCGCCCCCGAGATCATTCTCATCCTCGTCGTCATCATCCTGCTGTTCGGCGCGAAGAAGCTTCCGGACATGGCGCGGTCGCTCGGCAAGTCGGCGCGCATCCTCAAGAGCGAGGCCAAGGCCATGAAGAGCGAGGCCAAGGCCGACGACGCCGCTCCCGCCGACCCGCCGAACCCCGAGCAGTCCGCGGCGCAGCGCACCATCCAGGCCGCCCCCGGCGACGTGACCAGCTCCCGTCCGGTCACCGAGCCGACGGACACGACCAAGCGCTGA
- the tatC gene encoding twin-arginine translocase subunit TatC, producing MLKPARNKEKDPEGRMPLAEHLRELRNRLAKALLAIVVVTVVAAFFYQWIINALTDPILQSIGCEKSFAELAQSEAGSEPCAQITINGLLGPFTLALKVSLTAGVVLASPVWLYQLWAFVAPGLHRSEKKYAYAFVATGAPLFLAGAYFAYAVLPTSAKVLIEFTPNDVDNLLPLDELLDLVTRMVVVFGLSFELPLLLVMLNFTGVLTGKRMLGWWRAMIMGITLFAAIATPSTDPLTMIMLAGPIWVLYFAAVVVSLLNDRRKARLEALEPDDDEASDLDLTPEDIGEVEPVTTARALPEQATKDRVNGYDDVT from the coding sequence TTGCTGAAGCCTGCCCGCAACAAGGAGAAGGACCCCGAGGGGCGGATGCCGCTCGCGGAACACCTTCGTGAGCTCCGCAACCGGCTCGCGAAGGCGCTGCTGGCCATCGTCGTCGTCACGGTGGTCGCCGCCTTCTTCTATCAGTGGATCATCAACGCCCTCACGGATCCGATCCTCCAGTCGATCGGCTGTGAGAAGTCGTTCGCGGAGCTGGCCCAGTCGGAGGCCGGCTCGGAGCCGTGCGCGCAGATCACCATCAACGGTCTGCTCGGCCCCTTCACCCTGGCGCTGAAGGTGTCCCTGACGGCCGGTGTCGTGCTGGCCTCGCCGGTCTGGCTCTACCAGCTGTGGGCGTTCGTCGCCCCGGGGCTGCACAGGAGCGAGAAGAAGTACGCCTACGCGTTCGTCGCCACCGGCGCCCCGCTCTTCCTCGCCGGCGCGTACTTCGCCTACGCGGTGCTCCCCACCTCGGCGAAGGTGCTGATCGAGTTCACGCCGAACGACGTCGACAACCTGCTGCCGCTGGACGAACTGCTCGACCTCGTCACGCGCATGGTGGTCGTCTTCGGTCTCTCCTTCGAGCTGCCCCTGCTGCTGGTCATGCTCAACTTCACCGGCGTGCTGACCGGCAAGCGGATGCTCGGCTGGTGGCGCGCGATGATCATGGGCATCACGCTGTTCGCGGCCATCGCCACGCCCAGCACCGACCCGCTGACGATGATCATGCTGGCCGGTCCGATCTGGGTCCTGTACTTCGCCGCGGTCGTCGTCTCCCTGCTGAACGACCGCCGCAAGGCCCGCCTCGAGGCCCTGGAGCCCGACGACGACGAGGCGTCCGACCTGGACCTCACCCCCGAGGACATCGGCGAGGTCGAGCCCGTGACCACCGCCCGTGCCCTGCCCGAGCAGGCCACGAAGGACCGGGTCAACGGCTACGACGACGTGACCTGA
- a CDS encoding DEAD/DEAH box helicase, which yields MIVRLSVRAGTLESTMTEDLSPAERYAAARQRAVEQATALASFREMYDFGLDPFQIEACQALEAGKGVLVAAPTGSGKTIVGEFAVHLALQQGRKCFYTTPIKALSNQKYADLCRRYGTDKVGLLTGDNSVNSEAPVVVMTTEVLRNMLYAGSQTLLGLGHVVMDEVHYLSDRFRGAVWEEVIIHLPESVTLVSLSATVSNAEEFGDWLDTVRGDTQVIVSEHRPVPLFQHVLAGRRMYDLFEEAEGHKKAVNPDLTRMARLEASRPSYQDRRRGRAMKEADRERERRQRSRVWTPSRPEVIERLDSEGLLPAITFIFSRAGCEAAVQQCLYAGLRLNDEGARERVRALVEERTSSIPREDLHVLGYYEWLEGLERGIAAHHAGMLPTFKEVVEELFVRGLVKAVFATETLALGINMPARSVVLEKLVKWNGEQHADITPGEFTQLTGRAGRRGIDVEGHAVVLWQRAMNPEHLAGLAGTRTYPLRSSFKPSYNMAVNLVDQFGRHRSRELLETSFAQFQADKSVVGISRQVQRNEEGLEGYKASMTCHLGDFDEYARLRRELKDREQELARQGANQRRAEAAVALEKLKPGDVIHVPTGKYAGLALVLDPGLPAGRSNGHRGFDHHDGPRPLVLTAERQVKRLASIDFPVPVEALDRMRIPKSFNARSPQSRRDLASALRSKAGHITPERARKKRSQAADDREINRLRKAIRAHPCHGCDDREDHARWAERYHRLLRDTSQLERRIEGRTNTIARTFDRIVALLTELDYLRGDEVTEHGKRLARLYGELDLLASECLREGVWEGLSPAELAACVSALVFESRAADDATAPKVPSGRAKAALGETVRIWGRLDALEEDFRISQTEGVGQREPDLGFAWAAYMWASGKGLDEVLREVEMPAGDFVRWCKQVIDVLGQISAAAPGAGSTVPKNARKAVDELLRGVVAYSSVG from the coding sequence ATGATCGTCCGGTTGTCGGTGCGGGCCGGTACGCTCGAAAGCACGATGACAGAGGATCTCTCACCGGCCGAGCGGTACGCGGCAGCCCGTCAGCGCGCTGTCGAGCAGGCCACCGCGCTCGCCTCCTTCCGCGAGATGTACGACTTCGGCCTCGACCCCTTCCAGATCGAGGCCTGTCAGGCACTCGAGGCGGGCAAGGGCGTGCTGGTGGCCGCGCCCACCGGCTCCGGCAAGACGATCGTCGGCGAGTTCGCCGTCCACCTGGCCCTCCAGCAGGGCAGGAAGTGCTTCTACACGACGCCCATCAAGGCCCTGTCGAACCAGAAGTACGCCGACCTGTGCCGCCGCTACGGCACCGACAAGGTGGGCCTGCTCACCGGCGACAACAGCGTGAACTCCGAAGCGCCGGTGGTCGTGATGACCACCGAGGTCCTGCGGAACATGCTGTACGCGGGCTCGCAGACCCTCCTCGGCCTCGGCCACGTGGTCATGGACGAGGTGCACTACCTCTCCGACCGGTTCCGCGGCGCCGTGTGGGAAGAGGTGATCATCCACCTCCCCGAGTCCGTGACCCTGGTGTCGCTCTCGGCGACCGTGTCGAACGCGGAGGAGTTCGGCGACTGGCTCGACACCGTGCGCGGCGACACCCAGGTGATCGTCTCCGAGCACCGGCCCGTGCCGCTGTTCCAGCACGTGCTGGCCGGACGCCGGATGTACGACCTGTTCGAGGAGGCCGAGGGCCACAAGAAGGCCGTCAACCCCGACCTGACGCGCATGGCGCGCCTGGAGGCGAGCCGCCCCTCCTACCAGGACCGCAGGCGCGGCCGCGCCATGAAGGAGGCCGACCGGGAGCGGGAGCGCAGACAGCGCTCGCGGGTGTGGACGCCGAGCCGGCCCGAGGTCATCGAGCGGCTGGACTCCGAGGGGCTGCTGCCCGCGATCACCTTCATCTTCAGCCGGGCCGGCTGCGAGGCCGCCGTCCAGCAGTGCCTGTACGCGGGCCTCAGGCTCAACGACGAGGGCGCCCGGGAGCGGGTGCGGGCGCTCGTCGAGGAGCGCACCTCATCCATCCCCCGCGAGGACCTGCACGTCCTGGGCTACTACGAGTGGCTGGAGGGGCTGGAGCGCGGCATCGCCGCCCACCACGCGGGCATGCTGCCCACCTTCAAGGAGGTCGTCGAGGAGCTGTTCGTCCGCGGACTGGTGAAGGCCGTCTTCGCGACCGAGACCCTCGCCCTCGGCATCAACATGCCGGCCCGCTCGGTCGTGCTGGAGAAGCTCGTCAAGTGGAACGGCGAGCAGCACGCCGACATCACCCCCGGCGAGTTCACCCAGCTCACCGGCCGGGCCGGGCGGCGCGGCATCGACGTCGAGGGCCACGCGGTGGTGCTGTGGCAGCGGGCCATGAACCCCGAGCACCTCGCGGGACTGGCCGGCACCCGCACCTACCCGCTGCGCTCCAGCTTCAAGCCGTCGTACAACATGGCGGTCAACCTGGTCGATCAGTTCGGCCGGCACCGCTCGCGGGAGCTGCTCGAGACGTCGTTCGCGCAGTTCCAGGCGGACAAGTCGGTCGTCGGCATCTCCCGGCAGGTGCAGCGCAACGAGGAGGGCCTGGAGGGCTACAAGGCGTCCATGACCTGCCACCTCGGCGACTTCGACGAGTACGCACGGCTGCGCCGCGAGCTGAAGGACCGCGAGCAGGAACTGGCCCGGCAGGGCGCCAACCAGCGGCGAGCCGAGGCCGCCGTGGCGCTGGAGAAGCTGAAGCCGGGCGACGTCATCCACGTGCCGACCGGCAAGTACGCGGGCCTCGCCCTGGTCCTCGACCCGGGACTGCCGGCCGGGCGGTCCAACGGCCACCGCGGCTTCGACCACCACGACGGGCCCCGCCCGCTGGTGCTGACCGCCGAGCGGCAGGTCAAGCGGCTGGCGTCGATCGACTTCCCGGTGCCCGTCGAGGCGCTGGACCGGATGCGGATCCCGAAGTCCTTCAACGCGCGCTCGCCGCAGTCCCGCCGCGACCTCGCCTCCGCGCTGCGCTCCAAGGCCGGGCACATCACGCCGGAGCGGGCCCGCAAGAAGCGCTCCCAGGCCGCCGACGACCGGGAGATCAACCGGCTGCGCAAGGCGATCCGCGCCCACCCGTGCCACGGCTGCGACGACCGCGAAGACCACGCCCGCTGGGCCGAGCGCTACCACCGGCTGCTGCGCGACACCTCGCAGCTGGAGCGCCGGATCGAGGGCCGGACCAACACCATCGCCCGCACCTTCGACCGGATCGTCGCGCTGCTGACCGAGCTGGACTACCTGCGCGGCGACGAGGTCACCGAGCACGGCAAGCGCCTGGCGCGGCTCTACGGCGAGCTGGACCTGCTCGCCAGCGAGTGCCTGCGCGAGGGCGTCTGGGAGGGGCTGTCCCCGGCCGAGCTGGCCGCCTGCGTCTCGGCGCTGGTCTTCGAGTCGCGGGCCGCCGACGACGCGACGGCGCCCAAGGTCCCCTCCGGCAGGGCCAAGGCCGCGCTCGGCGAGACGGTCCGCATCTGGGGCCGCCTAGACGCCCTGGAGGAGGACTTCCGGATCAGCCAGACCGAGGGTGTCGGCCAGCGCGAGCCCGACCTCGGCTTCGCCTGGGCGGCGTACATGTGGGCCTCCGGCAAGGGGCTCGACGAGGTGCTGCGCGAGGTCGAGATGCCGGCCGGCGACTTCGTGCGCTGGTGCAAGCAGGTCATCGACGTCCTCGGCCAGATCTCGGCCGCCGCGCCCGGCGCGGGCTCCACCGTCCCGAAGAACGCGCGCAAGGCGGTCGACGAACTGCTGCGCGGGGTGGTCGCCTACTCGTCCGTGGGCTGA